A single genomic interval of Sinorhizobium meliloti harbors:
- a CDS encoding adenylate/guanylate cyclase domain-containing protein, which yields MSQSRICKGCWEQMRIPVPLRGPASIPFRAFGIRPSRMNPNTCTICELMFTRVMKARKITVDVSVLFADLRGYTALSQSLTADTVSSLLDDFYDECAAAIWEFDGLLNKTVGDAIMAIFNFPIPHADHAERAVLAAREIQRRCQLRREVRLAEGAGLDGSELGVGIGIDTGEASFGEFGRSHRDLTAIGTVVNTAARAQSAAEAGRILVTRAVCERAQSQTAASEGRKYSLKGFEKPIELFAI from the coding sequence ATGTCTCAATCCAGGATTTGCAAGGGATGCTGGGAGCAGATGCGTATTCCGGTGCCCCTGCGCGGGCCGGCTTCCATTCCCTTCCGCGCCTTTGGCATCCGCCCGAGCCGGATGAACCCGAATACCTGCACGATCTGCGAACTCATGTTCACGCGCGTGATGAAAGCCCGCAAGATCACCGTTGACGTCTCCGTCCTTTTTGCAGATCTGCGAGGCTATACGGCGCTTTCGCAGTCGCTTACGGCCGATACTGTCTCGTCGCTGCTCGATGATTTCTACGATGAATGTGCCGCGGCGATTTGGGAGTTCGACGGCCTTCTCAACAAGACGGTCGGGGACGCGATCATGGCAATCTTCAACTTTCCGATCCCCCACGCGGATCACGCCGAGCGCGCCGTACTTGCCGCACGGGAGATCCAGCGCCGATGCCAATTGCGCCGTGAGGTTCGCCTGGCGGAGGGTGCCGGCCTGGACGGAAGTGAGCTCGGTGTCGGCATCGGCATCGACACCGGTGAGGCCAGCTTCGGAGAGTTCGGCCGATCCCACCGCGACCTGACTGCAATCGGAACGGTTGTGAATACTGCCGCTCGGGCCCAGTCCGCCGCCGAGGCGGGGCGAATCCTGGTGACCAGGGCCGTTTGCGAGCGCGCGCAGAGCCAAACGGCGGCAAGCGAGGGCCGAAAATACTCCCTCAAGGGCTTTGAGAAGCCGATCGAACTTTTCGCAATCTGA